Proteins encoded by one window of Enterobacter hormaechei subsp. xiangfangensis:
- the tcp gene encoding methyl-accepting chemotaxis citrate transducer — protein MLKNLHVITGIIFALTIFCLLQVVTGGLFYSAVNNDRHNFQNSGLLNAQQESLSDSVNTLVKTRVTVTRVAIRYLKNQRDPASLAAINTLLGTANGSLAKAEDYYKNWLVIPQVKGQNAALTEEMQKAWKQMHEVMRLSIEYLRADNYQAYGDLDAQQAQDEMEAVYTRWRAENNVLLKAAAEENQSSFTQMQWTLAAIFLTVIAVLVVIWQGLQHLLLKPLNAIMNHIRTIASGDLTQNVAITGRNEMGQLAAGLHEMQQSLVSTVSAVRGSTDSIYTGAGEIAAGSNDLSARTEQQAASLEETAASMEELTATVKQNSDNARQATLLAKNASETAARGGQVVDNVVRTMNDIADSSQQIAHITGVIDSIAFQTNILALNAAVEAARAGEQGRGFAVVAGEVRTLASRSAQAAKEIKGLIENSVSRVNTGSEQVSEAGATMKEIVAAVTRVTDIMAEISSASDEQSRGIEQVSLAVSQMDSVTQQNAALVQESATAAAALEDQSVQLRQAVAAFRLNAQASPAARPKNVKTPVLLRPSAAGANTADANWETF, from the coding sequence ATGCTGAAAAATCTGCACGTGATTACCGGTATTATCTTTGCCCTCACCATATTCTGTCTGCTGCAAGTTGTCACGGGAGGGTTGTTCTACTCTGCCGTTAACAACGATCGTCACAACTTTCAGAACTCCGGGTTACTCAATGCCCAACAGGAAAGCCTGAGCGACAGCGTTAACACGCTGGTGAAAACGCGCGTTACCGTTACCCGCGTGGCGATCCGCTACCTGAAAAACCAGCGCGATCCGGCCTCTCTCGCGGCGATCAACACGCTGCTGGGCACCGCCAACGGTTCGCTGGCCAAAGCCGAAGACTATTACAAAAACTGGCTGGTTATTCCGCAGGTGAAGGGCCAGAATGCCGCGCTCACCGAAGAGATGCAGAAAGCCTGGAAGCAAATGCACGAGGTGATGCGCTTGTCCATTGAGTATCTGCGCGCAGATAACTATCAGGCCTATGGCGACCTGGACGCCCAGCAGGCGCAGGATGAGATGGAGGCGGTCTATACCCGCTGGCGCGCTGAAAACAACGTTCTGCTGAAAGCCGCCGCCGAAGAGAACCAGAGCAGCTTTACCCAGATGCAGTGGACGCTGGCGGCGATCTTCCTGACCGTGATCGCCGTGCTGGTGGTGATCTGGCAGGGTTTACAGCACCTGCTCCTGAAACCGCTCAACGCCATCATGAACCATATTCGCACCATCGCGAGCGGCGATCTGACGCAAAATGTCGCGATTACCGGGCGCAACGAGATGGGCCAGCTGGCTGCTGGTCTGCACGAGATGCAGCAGTCGCTGGTGAGCACCGTCAGCGCCGTGCGCGGCAGCACAGATTCTATCTACACGGGCGCAGGAGAAATTGCCGCCGGAAGTAACGACCTTTCCGCCCGAACCGAGCAGCAGGCAGCCTCGCTGGAAGAGACCGCCGCCAGCATGGAAGAGCTGACTGCCACGGTGAAACAGAACTCGGATAACGCCCGCCAGGCGACGCTGCTGGCGAAGAATGCGTCTGAAACCGCCGCACGCGGCGGTCAGGTGGTGGATAACGTGGTGCGTACCATGAATGACATTGCCGACAGTTCTCAGCAAATTGCGCATATCACCGGCGTTATCGATAGCATTGCATTCCAGACCAATATTCTCGCGCTCAACGCGGCGGTTGAAGCCGCCCGTGCCGGGGAACAAGGTCGCGGCTTTGCGGTCGTGGCAGGTGAAGTACGGACGCTGGCCAGCCGCAGCGCGCAGGCGGCAAAAGAGATCAAAGGGCTTATCGAGAACTCTGTCAGCCGGGTGAATACCGGCTCGGAACAGGTGAGCGAGGCGGGTGCGACCATGAAAGAGATCGTCGCGGCCGTGACGCGCGTAACCGATATTATGGCTGAGATTTCCTCGGCGTCTGACGAGCAGAGCCGCGGTATAGAGCAGGTCAGCCTGGCAGTCTCGCAGATGGACAGCGTCACGCAGCAAAACGCCGCGCTGGTACAGGAGTCGGCAACGGCGGCGGCGGCGCTGGAAGATCAGTCTGTACAGCTGCGTCAGGCCGTGGCGGCATTCCGGCTGAACGCTCAGGCATCGCCGGCGGCTCGCCCTAAAAACGTGAAAACGCCCGTACTGCTGCGCCCGTCAGCGGCAGGCGCGAATACAGCTGACGCGAACTGGGAAACCTTCTGA
- a CDS encoding glucose/quinate/shikimate family membrane-bound PQQ-dependent dehydrogenase produces the protein MSDNNPRSSGWLGPWCLLVGVILLVTGLFFAIGGFKLVSLGGSWYFLIAGVITLLSAIQFFRRKSSAVGLFALVFLGTLIWAFFDAGLDFWPLVSRLMVPAGLMVLAAATWPALRKREGKPSCAKGALGVCAVLIIAMGVTFVQMFQPHPTVPFSGEKRPLVPVKDDAKQQNWDHYGNTAGGSRFVALDQITRDNVKNLKPVWTYHTGDVPESPDGNGAEDQQTPLQVGDRVFLCTPHNNVIAVDADSGKEIWKAEINAKSAIWMRCRGLAYFDATKPLAQPTVAGSTPVLPAQVAPGAACQRRILMNTIDGKLIALDADNGKFCPDFGTNGSVNLHEGMGDASDPTYVLTSAPTLAGTTVVVGGRVADNVSTDMPGGVIRGYDVITGQLRWAFDPRNPDPNYVLKPGEHYKRSSANSWAPMSWDASMNTVFIPMGSSSVDLWGADRIPEDHKYATSILALDATTGKEKWVYQTVHNDLWDFDIPMQPSLVDFPTKEGNKPAVVVGTKAGQIYVLDRLTGKPLTEVKEVPVKPADIPREQYPATQPRSVGMPQIGAETLKESDMWGATPFDQLACRISFKSMRYDGLYTMPGTDISLSFPGSLGGMNWGSLSTDPNNQYIFVNDMRLGLWVQLIKQDPQSAVANTGGEAVNAGMGAVPMKGTPYSVNKNRFMSPLGIPCQKPPFGSLSAIDLKTQKIVWQVPVGTVQDTGPFGVKMRMQMPVGMPTLGGTLATQGGLVFIAGTQDYYLRAFDSSTGEEVWKARLPVGSQGGPISYVSPKTGKQYILISAGGARQSPDRGDYVIAYALDK, from the coding sequence ATGTCAGACAATAATCCCCGCTCATCCGGCTGGTTAGGCCCGTGGTGCCTGCTGGTGGGTGTGATACTTCTTGTAACGGGGCTCTTTTTTGCTATCGGCGGTTTTAAACTGGTTTCCCTGGGGGGGAGTTGGTATTTTCTCATCGCCGGGGTTATCACTCTGCTCTCTGCGATTCAGTTCTTCCGCCGCAAGTCCTCTGCCGTGGGGCTGTTTGCCCTGGTGTTTCTTGGCACCCTGATTTGGGCATTTTTCGATGCCGGGCTCGACTTCTGGCCGCTGGTTTCCCGTTTAATGGTACCCGCCGGGCTGATGGTGCTGGCAGCTGCCACCTGGCCTGCATTGCGTAAACGTGAAGGAAAACCGTCCTGCGCAAAAGGGGCCCTGGGGGTCTGCGCGGTCCTTATTATTGCCATGGGCGTCACCTTTGTTCAGATGTTTCAACCCCATCCGACCGTGCCGTTTAGCGGTGAAAAACGTCCGCTGGTACCGGTAAAAGATGATGCGAAACAGCAGAACTGGGATCACTACGGTAATACGGCCGGCGGTAGTCGCTTTGTGGCGCTGGACCAGATAACCCGTGACAACGTGAAAAACCTGAAACCGGTCTGGACCTACCATACCGGTGACGTACCGGAAAGTCCGGACGGCAATGGCGCAGAAGATCAGCAAACGCCGCTACAGGTTGGCGATCGTGTCTTCCTCTGTACGCCGCATAACAACGTGATCGCCGTGGATGCCGATAGTGGGAAAGAGATCTGGAAAGCGGAAATCAACGCCAAATCTGCAATCTGGATGCGCTGCCGTGGCCTGGCATACTTTGATGCCACCAAACCGCTGGCACAGCCAACGGTAGCGGGCTCCACGCCGGTTCTGCCAGCGCAGGTCGCACCGGGCGCTGCATGCCAGCGCCGTATCCTGATGAATACTATTGACGGTAAGCTGATCGCGTTAGACGCCGATAACGGCAAATTCTGCCCGGACTTCGGTACTAACGGCAGCGTTAACCTGCATGAAGGGATGGGCGACGCGTCAGATCCCACCTACGTGCTGACGTCGGCCCCGACGCTGGCGGGTACGACGGTTGTCGTTGGTGGCCGCGTTGCGGATAACGTCAGCACCGATATGCCGGGAGGCGTTATACGTGGTTATGACGTGATCACCGGCCAGCTGCGCTGGGCGTTCGACCCGCGTAATCCGGATCCGAACTATGTTCTGAAGCCGGGCGAACACTACAAACGTAGCTCTGCAAACTCCTGGGCCCCTATGTCCTGGGATGCGTCGATGAATACCGTGTTTATCCCGATGGGGAGTTCCTCCGTCGACCTGTGGGGCGCTGACCGTATTCCGGAAGATCATAAATACGCCACCTCAATCCTCGCGCTGGATGCGACTACCGGGAAAGAGAAGTGGGTATACCAGACCGTGCATAACGACCTCTGGGATTTCGATATCCCGATGCAGCCGAGCCTGGTTGATTTCCCGACAAAAGAGGGCAACAAGCCCGCGGTGGTGGTGGGCACCAAAGCGGGGCAAATTTATGTTCTTGATCGCCTGACGGGTAAACCGCTCACTGAAGTGAAAGAGGTTCCGGTAAAACCAGCGGATATTCCACGTGAACAGTACCCGGCAACGCAGCCGCGCTCTGTGGGGATGCCGCAGATTGGCGCGGAAACCCTGAAAGAATCGGATATGTGGGGGGCGACGCCGTTTGACCAGCTGGCCTGTCGTATCAGCTTCAAATCAATGCGTTATGACGGTCTGTACACGATGCCGGGAACCGATATTTCCCTGAGCTTCCCGGGCTCGCTGGGGGGAATGAACTGGGGTAGTCTGTCCACGGATCCGAACAACCAGTACATCTTCGTCAACGACATGCGTCTGGGTCTGTGGGTCCAGCTGATTAAACAAGATCCGCAAAGCGCAGTGGCAAACACGGGCGGTGAAGCCGTGAACGCCGGTATGGGCGCTGTTCCGATGAAAGGAACGCCGTATTCGGTCAACAAAAACCGTTTCATGTCACCGCTGGGTATTCCGTGCCAGAAACCACCGTTTGGCTCTCTCTCTGCGATTGACCTGAAAACACAGAAAATCGTCTGGCAGGTGCCGGTCGGTACCGTTCAGGATACCGGTCCGTTTGGGGTAAAAATGCGTATGCAGATGCCTGTCGGTATGCCGACGCTGGGCGGTACGCTGGCCACGCAGGGCGGTCTGGTCTTCATTGCGGGAACCCAGGATTACTACCTGCGCGCCTTTGATTCCTCTACGGGGGAAGAAGTGTGGAAAGCGCGTCTCCCGGTGGGTAGCCAGGGCGGACCTATCAGCTATGTATCACCGAAAACCGGCAAACAGTACATTCTGATCTCTGCTGGCGGTGCACGCCAGTCGCCGGATCGTGGTGACTACGTGATTGCCTACGCGCTGGATAAATAA
- a CDS encoding translesion error-prone DNA polymerase V autoproteolytic subunit, translating into MIFFRPAELREIVAIPLFSDLVQCGFPSPAADYVERRIDLNELLVAHPSSTYFVKAAGDSMIEGGINNGDLLVVDSSRKPEHGDIVIAAVEGEFTVKRLQLRPNIQLNPMNSAYSPIIVGSDDTLDIFGVVTYIVKSAS; encoded by the coding sequence ATGATCTTTTTCAGACCCGCAGAGTTGCGTGAAATCGTTGCTATTCCACTTTTCAGCGACTTAGTACAGTGCGGCTTCCCCAGCCCGGCAGCGGATTATGTAGAGCGGCGTATCGATTTAAACGAGTTATTAGTCGCCCATCCCAGCTCCACTTACTTTGTCAAAGCCGCCGGTGACTCGATGATAGAAGGGGGGATCAATAACGGTGATTTGCTGGTGGTGGACAGTTCCCGCAAGCCTGAGCATGGCGATATCGTGATTGCGGCGGTAGAGGGCGAATTTACCGTGAAGCGCCTCCAGCTGCGTCCCAATATTCAACTCAACCCCATGAACAGCGCCTATTCACCGATTATTGTCGGCAGCGACGATACGCTCGATATCTTTGGTGTAGTGACGTATATCGTGAAATCCGCGAGCTGA
- a CDS encoding aldo/keto reductase family oxidoreductase, with amino-acid sequence MSSIDKSGTFTLGTRTVKRFGYGAMQLAGPGVFGPPKDKNAALAVLREAVALGVNHIDTSDFYGPHVTNQLICEALHPYRDDLTIVTKIGARRGEDASWLPAFSAQELTQAVHDNLRNLKRDVLDVVNLRIMFSAHGPAEGSIAAPLSTLAELQQQGLVRHIGLSNVTASQVAEAQKMVSVVCVQNMYNVVNRGDDALVDSLAQQGIAWVPFFPLGGFTPLQSSGLQAVADSLGATPMQVALAWLLQRSPNILLIPGTSSVAHLRENLAAVDLVLPPEALETLNSLVG; translated from the coding sequence ATGAGCAGCATAGATAAAAGCGGAACGTTCACGCTCGGAACGCGTACGGTTAAACGATTTGGCTATGGCGCGATGCAGCTTGCCGGGCCTGGCGTTTTTGGTCCGCCAAAAGATAAAAATGCGGCGCTGGCAGTGCTGCGTGAAGCGGTGGCGTTGGGTGTGAATCACATTGATACCAGCGATTTTTACGGACCTCATGTGACCAACCAGCTTATCTGCGAGGCGCTTCATCCGTACCGGGACGACCTTACGATTGTGACCAAGATCGGAGCCCGACGCGGCGAGGATGCCTCCTGGCTGCCGGCGTTTTCCGCGCAGGAGCTGACGCAGGCGGTGCATGATAACCTGCGTAACCTGAAGCGGGATGTGCTGGACGTGGTTAACCTGCGGATCATGTTTAGCGCCCACGGACCGGCGGAAGGCTCGATTGCCGCGCCGCTGAGCACCCTTGCGGAGCTGCAACAGCAGGGGCTGGTTCGTCATATTGGGCTGAGCAACGTCACCGCTTCGCAGGTTGCTGAAGCGCAGAAGATGGTTTCCGTGGTGTGCGTACAGAACATGTACAACGTTGTGAATCGCGGTGACGATGCGCTGGTTGATTCGCTGGCGCAGCAGGGGATTGCCTGGGTGCCGTTCTTCCCGCTGGGTGGTTTCACGCCACTGCAATCTTCCGGACTACAGGCGGTGGCGGATTCACTGGGCGCGACGCCGATGCAGGTGGCGCTGGCATGGCTGCTGCAACGCTCGCCAAATATCCTCTTGATCCCGGGAACCTCATCGGTGGCGCATCTGCGTGAAAACCTGGCGGCAGTCGATCTGGTATTGCCGCCTGAGGCGCTGGAGACGTTAAATTCTCTGGTGGGGTAA
- a CDS encoding M20 family metallo-hydrolase, translating to MNALAQYIQTLAPQLSAWRRDFHHFAESGWVEFRTAAKVAEILASLGYELAMGRDVVDAESRMGLPDDATLSREFARARAQGAPEKWLAPFEGGFTGIVATLNTGRPGPTLAFRVDMDALDLSEALDDSHRPFRDGFASCNPGMMHACGHDGHTTIGLGLAQVLKQYEAQLNGTIKLIFQPAEEGTRGARAMVAAGALDGVDYFTAIHIGTGVPEGTVICGSDNFMATTKFDVRFTGVAAHAGGKPEEGRNALLAAAQAAIALHGIAPHSEGASRVNVGVMQAGSGRNVVPADALLKVETRGESEAINQYVFERAQAVITGAAALYGVTAGINLMGAATSSVPSPAWVDYLREQASQVPGVTHAINKVKAPAGSEDATLMMARVQQNGGMASYMVFGTQLSAGHHNEKFDFDEQVMNVAIETLARTALNFPWTRGV from the coding sequence ATGAACGCACTGGCGCAGTACATCCAGACATTAGCCCCACAACTGAGCGCATGGCGTCGCGATTTCCACCATTTCGCGGAATCCGGTTGGGTGGAGTTTCGCACTGCGGCAAAAGTGGCGGAGATCCTCGCCTCACTGGGTTACGAGCTGGCGATGGGTCGCGACGTGGTCGACGCCGAAAGCCGTATGGGACTGCCCGATGACGCCACCCTTTCGCGAGAGTTTGCCCGCGCCCGGGCGCAGGGCGCGCCGGAGAAATGGCTGGCGCCGTTTGAGGGCGGGTTCACCGGCATTGTCGCGACCCTGAATACCGGCCGCCCGGGCCCAACCCTGGCGTTTCGCGTGGACATGGACGCCCTTGATTTAAGCGAAGCGCTCGACGACAGCCATCGCCCCTTCCGCGACGGGTTTGCCTCCTGCAATCCGGGAATGATGCACGCCTGTGGCCACGACGGGCATACCACCATTGGTCTGGGGCTCGCGCAGGTGCTTAAGCAGTATGAAGCGCAGCTCAACGGCACCATCAAACTGATCTTCCAGCCTGCCGAAGAGGGTACGCGCGGCGCGCGCGCTATGGTCGCCGCAGGCGCGCTGGACGGCGTAGACTACTTTACCGCCATTCATATCGGAACCGGCGTTCCGGAAGGGACAGTGATCTGCGGCAGCGATAACTTCATGGCGACCACCAAATTTGACGTGCGCTTTACCGGAGTCGCCGCACACGCTGGCGGTAAACCGGAAGAGGGCCGTAACGCCCTGCTTGCTGCTGCCCAGGCCGCTATCGCGCTGCATGGCATCGCGCCACACAGCGAAGGCGCGTCCCGGGTTAACGTCGGGGTCATGCAGGCGGGCAGCGGACGCAACGTGGTTCCGGCTGATGCGTTACTTAAGGTTGAAACCCGCGGCGAAAGCGAGGCCATTAATCAGTATGTCTTTGAGCGCGCGCAGGCGGTAATTACCGGCGCGGCGGCGCTCTATGGCGTAACAGCCGGGATAAACCTGATGGGGGCGGCGACCTCCAGCGTCCCTTCCCCGGCCTGGGTCGATTATCTGCGCGAGCAGGCAAGCCAGGTGCCCGGTGTGACTCATGCCATTAATAAGGTCAAAGCGCCTGCGGGCTCCGAAGACGCCACGCTAATGATGGCCCGCGTGCAGCAGAACGGCGGCATGGCCTCGTATATGGTTTTCGGCACCCAGCTGAGCGCCGGACATCACAACGAAAAATTCGATTTTGATGAGCAGGTGATGAACGTTGCCATCGAAACGCTGGCGCGAACTGCGCTTAATTTCCCGTGGACGCGAGGTGTGTAA
- the smrA gene encoding DNA endonuclease SmrA, protein MNPDDKSLFLDAMEDVQPLKRCADIHWQQSRNTRARQEIDTEQLDNFLTLGFLELLPLDEPLMFQREGVQQGVFDKLRSGKYSRQASLTLLRQPAEQCRQLVYSFIRQAGRDGLRNLIIVHGKGREQQSHPNVVRSYLARWLTEFDEVQAFCEAQPHHGGSGACYVSLRKSEDAKRDNWERHAKRSR, encoded by the coding sequence ATGAACCCTGACGACAAATCACTTTTTCTTGACGCCATGGAGGATGTCCAGCCGCTCAAACGCTGCGCGGATATTCACTGGCAGCAGAGCCGCAACACGCGGGCGCGTCAGGAAATAGATACTGAGCAGCTCGATAACTTTCTGACGCTGGGGTTTCTGGAACTGTTGCCCCTTGACGAGCCGCTGATGTTCCAGCGTGAAGGGGTACAGCAGGGGGTATTTGATAAGCTGCGTTCCGGCAAATATTCCCGTCAGGCCAGCTTAACGCTGTTACGCCAGCCTGCGGAGCAATGCCGCCAGCTGGTCTATTCCTTTATTCGCCAGGCCGGACGTGACGGGCTACGCAACCTGATCATCGTGCATGGTAAAGGGCGTGAACAGCAGTCGCACCCTAACGTAGTGCGCAGCTATCTTGCGCGCTGGTTGACCGAGTTCGACGAAGTACAGGCCTTTTGCGAAGCGCAGCCGCATCACGGCGGCAGCGGAGCATGCTATGTCTCGTTGCGTAAATCAGAGGATGCGAAGCGAGATAACTGGGAACGCCACGCCAAGCGCAGCCGCTAA
- the pqqF gene encoding pyrroloquinoline quinone biosynthesis protein PqqF, whose protein sequence is MTIRIVELAGGLRATLVHQPQATRAAALARVSAGSHHEPPRFAGLAHLLEHLLFRGSQRYQGDDRLMAWVQRQGGNVNATTLARHSAFFFDVAADNLSDGVARLRDMLQAPLLSRQDIQREVAVIDAENRLIQQHDPARREAAARHAMEQPEVFRRFQVGSHDSLGQDTGSLHAALRGFHRRYYGARHLQLWLQGPQTLDALAELAHTFATGFASGGVPEAAPPLRLSAEADYQLAVTERPALWRCPLIRKSDNVTLLREFLLDEAPGSLIDGLRARGLAEEVSLDWLYQDDDYGWLALTLDGERPEAIDAQITRWLRALQQTTQEQQRHYYRLAQQRFSALSPLDQLRQRAFGFAPGAAPVDFSAFCADLLAAPTSYLACKKMETAEIIASQGFALPLSHWRRQPVADESPIAFSFYPQATQYSAPALTPEAVPLLHLPAQAQAPTLILRRPFYSRVSESQGVAIGKQLRPLLAEMRHIGSSGEWQTVDGSWQLTLRLPDAVVMAEPIIGAIIDRLSRPTPAITPAPDGIAIRQLLKQLPERLASEPSRNGWLAALAGGSAGHAHGLARQLGLLRAPVNAKPLPLSDCPGGVEHIPHASEDSALLVFIPLPPGASLAALRLLALCCEPRFFQRLRVEQQIGYVVSCRYQRIADRDGLLLALQSPDRSPVNLLGCCKRFLRELTLCDESEFSLLRQQLATQIRSPMDASATAVAALRQRYGLPVLTPQAIDALQPDEIVALWREMTRRRRRWRVLFTG, encoded by the coding sequence ATGACCATCCGCATCGTGGAACTGGCAGGCGGTTTACGCGCAACGCTGGTGCATCAGCCGCAGGCGACACGCGCGGCGGCGCTGGCGCGCGTGAGTGCCGGAAGCCATCACGAGCCACCGCGATTCGCCGGTCTCGCGCATTTGCTTGAGCACCTGCTGTTCCGCGGTAGCCAGCGCTATCAGGGCGATGATCGACTCATGGCCTGGGTCCAGCGCCAGGGCGGCAACGTCAATGCCACCACGCTGGCTCGCCACAGCGCTTTTTTCTTCGACGTTGCCGCCGATAACCTGTCCGACGGCGTCGCGCGACTGCGGGATATGTTGCAGGCGCCGCTGCTTTCCCGGCAGGACATCCAGCGCGAAGTGGCGGTCATTGATGCGGAAAACCGGCTTATCCAGCAGCATGATCCCGCTCGGCGCGAAGCCGCGGCGCGCCACGCGATGGAACAACCGGAGGTTTTTCGCCGTTTTCAGGTGGGTAGCCATGATTCTCTGGGGCAAGACACGGGATCGCTGCACGCCGCGTTGCGCGGATTTCATCGCCGCTATTATGGGGCCAGACACCTGCAATTGTGGCTACAGGGACCGCAAACGCTGGATGCGTTAGCCGAGCTTGCCCATACGTTTGCGACAGGTTTTGCTTCAGGTGGCGTGCCTGAAGCCGCCCCCCCGTTACGCCTTAGCGCTGAAGCAGATTATCAGCTGGCAGTGACGGAGCGACCCGCGCTGTGGCGCTGCCCGTTGATCCGAAAAAGTGACAACGTCACCTTGCTTCGGGAATTTTTGCTGGACGAGGCCCCCGGAAGCCTGATTGACGGGCTGCGGGCGCGCGGGCTGGCAGAAGAGGTATCGCTGGACTGGCTTTATCAGGATGACGATTACGGCTGGCTGGCGCTAACGCTTGACGGCGAACGGCCCGAGGCCATAGACGCGCAAATCACGCGCTGGCTGCGGGCCCTACAGCAAACGACGCAAGAGCAACAGCGGCATTATTATAGGCTGGCACAGCAGCGCTTTAGCGCCCTGTCGCCCCTTGACCAGCTTCGCCAGCGGGCGTTTGGTTTTGCGCCCGGCGCGGCGCCGGTTGATTTTTCCGCCTTCTGTGCCGACTTACTGGCGGCGCCCACCTCGTATCTGGCCTGCAAAAAAATGGAAACCGCTGAAATTATCGCCAGCCAGGGATTTGCCCTGCCGCTTAGCCACTGGCGTCGCCAGCCGGTTGCGGATGAGAGCCCCATCGCGTTTTCCTTCTACCCGCAGGCTACCCAATATTCTGCCCCAGCCCTGACGCCAGAAGCCGTTCCGCTGCTGCATTTACCGGCGCAGGCACAAGCGCCGACGCTGATCCTCCGCAGGCCTTTTTATTCGCGCGTAAGCGAGTCACAGGGAGTGGCGATCGGCAAACAATTACGCCCTCTTCTAGCTGAAATGCGCCATATCGGCAGCAGCGGCGAGTGGCAAACGGTTGACGGTAGCTGGCAGCTAACCCTGCGGCTTCCTGACGCCGTGGTGATGGCGGAACCCATCATCGGGGCGATAATCGATCGCCTCTCCCGCCCCACACCGGCTATTACGCCTGCGCCAGATGGCATTGCGATCCGTCAGTTGCTTAAGCAATTGCCTGAACGACTGGCATCGGAACCGTCACGGAATGGCTGGCTGGCGGCGTTAGCTGGCGGCAGCGCCGGACACGCGCACGGGTTAGCCCGGCAGCTTGGCCTGCTCCGGGCGCCGGTTAACGCTAAGCCGTTGCCGTTAAGCGATTGTCCCGGCGGGGTCGAACACATTCCGCACGCCAGCGAGGATTCGGCGCTGCTGGTGTTTATTCCCCTGCCGCCGGGTGCGTCGCTCGCCGCGCTGCGGCTGCTGGCGTTATGCTGCGAACCGCGATTTTTCCAGCGCCTGCGCGTGGAACAGCAGATTGGCTACGTGGTCAGCTGTCGTTATCAGCGTATTGCCGATCGCGATGGCCTGCTGCTGGCGTTACAGTCGCCTGATCGTTCTCCCGTGAACCTGTTGGGTTGCTGCAAACGATTTTTGCGAGAGCTGACGCTGTGCGATGAATCCGAGTTCAGCCTATTGCGACAGCAGCTGGCGACGCAGATCCGCTCACCGATGGATGCCAGCGCCACGGCAGTGGCCGCCCTGCGCCAGCGCTATGGTTTGCCGGTGTTAACGCCGCAGGCTATTGATGCCCTGCAACCTGACGAGATAGTCGCGCTATGGCGCGAGATGACTCGCCGTCGCCGTCGCTGGCGGGTGCTTTTCACGGGCTGA
- a CDS encoding LysR family transcriptional regulator — protein MSFQIKFHQIRAFVEVARQGSIRGASRTLNLSQPALTKSIKELEEGMAAQLFVRRSKGVALTECGEGFYHRANLILEELRAAQDDIRQRQGELAGQINIGMGASISRSLMPAVITRFHAQHPQVNVRIMEGQLVSMINELRQGELDFTINTYYQGPYDHEFTFEKLFEKPFAVFCRAGHPATGATSINELLQYNWTMPTPRGSYYKQLQDTFNHRSQIPRIGVVCETFSSCISLVAQSDFISILPQELGCDPLLAHRLIMLPVVETLPKAAYYLIQRRDSRQTPLAESLITQFRREARKLI, from the coding sequence ATGTCATTTCAGATTAAATTTCATCAAATCAGGGCGTTTGTCGAGGTGGCGCGTCAGGGCAGCATTCGCGGCGCCAGCCGGACGCTTAATCTTTCGCAGCCCGCGCTGACCAAATCCATTAAAGAGCTGGAGGAGGGTATGGCGGCCCAGCTATTTGTGCGCCGGAGTAAAGGCGTCGCGCTGACCGAGTGCGGGGAAGGGTTTTATCACCGCGCTAATTTGATTCTGGAAGAGCTACGCGCGGCGCAGGATGACATCCGCCAGCGGCAGGGCGAACTCGCCGGGCAGATCAATATTGGGATGGGAGCCAGCATTTCACGCAGCCTGATGCCAGCCGTCATTACGCGTTTTCATGCGCAGCATCCTCAGGTCAACGTCCGGATTATGGAAGGCCAGCTGGTGTCGATGATTAATGAATTACGTCAGGGTGAGCTGGACTTTACCATCAATACCTATTATCAGGGGCCGTACGATCACGAATTTACGTTTGAAAAGCTGTTCGAAAAGCCTTTTGCCGTATTTTGTCGGGCAGGACATCCGGCGACAGGGGCGACCTCAATTAATGAGCTTCTGCAATATAACTGGACGATGCCTACGCCCCGGGGAAGTTATTATAAGCAGTTACAGGATACTTTTAACCATCGCTCTCAAATACCGCGAATTGGCGTTGTCTGTGAGACCTTTTCCTCCTGTATTAGCCTCGTCGCACAAAGCGATTTCATCAGCATTTTACCGCAAGAGCTGGGCTGCGATCCGCTTCTGGCGCACCGTCTGATAATGCTGCCGGTTGTCGAAACCCTGCCTAAAGCGGCATATTATTTAATTCAGCGTCGTGATTCTCGCCAGACACCGCTTGCCGAATCATTAATCACGCAGTTTCGAAGAGAGGCCAGGAAATTAATTTAA